One part of the Trichomycterus rosablanca isolate fTriRos1 chromosome 25, fTriRos1.hap1, whole genome shotgun sequence genome encodes these proteins:
- the si:ch211-178n15.1 gene encoding uncharacterized protein si:ch211-178n15.1, with the protein MQGRRTLHPALDYCHFCQHQGQVLAHRQEPNNGQCTHLEWSLSPQGWKGDLPVPFTLHVDITEERIRNHEHHVPQRRQVYMGPSHYAVPEICSPPCYLLREVRVPTWVPQMPPCNCVWQRPKECGWVGEWYHHKLPESFNNGPVLAKVKSQQFYKAQLVSEEHYWDCSSESDHQDSHLLEPERDNRHTRGYNGHCERKHVTFEGQDDLNRYNSKETNRSASPTKNCFNGSRAFFSTEVPQSKLGNSRTSGPKLTVNGVHQGRAKIVQTDRSNVCRSQENQINQRKSKGAVREQIKQVVTELEDVLSGLKQVQVEMKEVVQQIDILTSNIDLEKEDQEHVNGLPQDASPQSNRIGVVALVHNSNGDVEIPQTDSVRPGVKWWTNRSQSDHGLATVATDIHAGTTPQTNPSARVHGLVTAVSADSLNHTSATETYRTQSNGNGECLRARPPRDKVKDPQLQKNRADITTQSKTPEPPFPLVPVVMAKTQRPPPYPQNGQVKKPPQDSNDMKKPPYPGKQKQISSTIV; encoded by the exons ATGCAAGGACGGCGCACTCTGCATCCTGCTCTGGACTACTGCCACTTCTGCCAGCACCAGGGACAAGTTCTGGCACATAGACAGGAGCCCAACAATGGGCAGTGTACACATCTGGAGTGGAGTTTAAGCCCACAGGGGTGGAAGGGTGACTTGCCAGTACCTTTTACCCTTCATGTGGATATAACGGAGGAAAGGATTCGAAACCATGAACATCATGTTCCGCAGAGGAGGCAGGTCTACATGGGGCCTAGCCACTATGCTGTTCCTGAGATCTGCAGCCCTCCGTGTTACCTGTTGAGGGAAGTGAGGGTACCTACATGGGTCCCCCAGATGCCCCCATGTAACTGTGTTTGGCAAAGACCTAAGGAGTGTGGCTGGGTCGGGGAATGGTATCATCACAAGCTGCCAGAATCCTTCAACAATGGCCCCGTGCTGGCTAAAGTCAAGAGTCAACAATTCTATAAGGCTCAGTTGGTTTCAGAGGAGCATTATTGGGACTGTTCGAGTGAGAGTGATCATCAGGATTCACATCTACTGGAGCCTGAAAGGGACAACAGACATACGCGTGGATATAATGGGCATTGTGAAAGGAAACATGTTACTTTTGAGGGGCAAGATGATTTAAACAGATACAACAGCAAAGAGACTAATAGATCAGCAAGTCCCACCAAGAACTGTTTTAATGGAAGTAGGGCCTTCTTCTCAACTGAAGTTCCCCAGAGCAAGCTTGGAAATTCAAGGACATCAGGGCCCAAGCTGACAGTAAATGGAGTTCATCAAGGAAGGGCAAAAattgttcagacagacaggtcAAATGTGTGTCGTAGTCAGGAAAACCAGATAAACCAACGGAAAAGCAAGGGAGCAGTACGAGAGCAGATCAAACAAGTGGTGACGGAGTTAGAGGATGTGCTCAGCGGTCTCAAGCAGGTTCAAGTGGAAATGAAAGAG GTAGTCCAGCAAATTGACATTTTGACATCCAACATTGATCTGGAAAAGGAGGATCAGGAGCATGTCAATGGTCTGCCTCAGGATGCCAGTCCCCAGTCAAACCGTATTGGAGTTGTAGCACTTGTTCATAATTCGAATGGAGATGTGGAAATACCTCAGACGGACAGTGTTCGACCCGGTGTCAAATGGTGGACGAACCGTTCCCAGTCAGACCATGGCCTAGCCACTGTAGCCACTgacattcatgctggaacaacaCCCCAGACAAACCCATCTGCTCGTGTTCATGGTCTGGTTACTGCTGTGTCTGCGGACAGTCTGAATCATACATCTGCAACAGAGACTTACAGGACTCAGAGTAATGGCAATGGAGAGTGCCTGCGAGCCAGACCTCCCAGAGACAAAGTCAAAGATCCCCAGCTTCAAAAAAACAGAGCGGATATTACAACCCAGTCAAAGACCCCTGAACCCCCTTTTCCTTTAGTCCCAGTTGTAATGGCTAAAACCCAAAGACCTCCACCATATCCACAGAATGGACAGGTGAAAAAGCCCCCTCAGGATTCAAATGACATGAAGAAGCCACCTTACCCAGGAAAACAGAAACAGATTAGCTCCACAATTGTGTAA